TTGTTCGGGACAATCGATCAGTATCCATTACTAAGGCAGGCTTGCTTTTGAAAGAGTATGCCCGGGAAACCATAGAACGCTGGCAGATTTTTAAGGAAAATGTTGCGGGGGACAGGGGTGAGCTTCATGGAGAGATAAGCATCTATTGTTCTGTCACAGCCTCATACAGCATCTTGCAGAATATTTTAAGCTCCTTTAGAAAGCTTCATCCTCATGTTCACATAAAATTACAAACTGGCGATCCAGCTAGGGCTATACAAATGGTGCAAAACGGCAGTGCTGATATATCTATTGCCGCGAAACCTGATAATCTGCCTGGCAATATAGATTTTAAAACAGTCGCTATCACACAGCTAATCTTTATTGCCCCTAAGGGTTTATGTCAGATTACTAATCAGCTTAAAAATGACTTTGACAATTGGTGGGACATCCCAATGATACTGCCTGAACATGGTCTGGCTCGAAAACGTATTCATGAATTATTTAAGGTCAATGGAAAAATTCCGAATATTTATGCTGAAGTATCTGGGAATGAAGCTATAATTGCTATGGTGAGTTTAGGGTGCGGTATTGGTGTTGTGCCTGAACTTGTGTTAAGTCAGAGTTCATTTAAGACAAAAGTACAAATGCTTGATATTAAGAATAAACTCAAACAATATGAGGTAGGCTTTTGTTTAAAAAAAAATGCCCTTTCTTCTTTAATAATCATGGCTTT
This is a stretch of genomic DNA from Spirochaetota bacterium. It encodes these proteins:
- the ilvY gene encoding HTH-type transcriptional activator IlvY, yielding MDYDSLKLFLHLTETLHFAKTSRACFVSPSGLSRAIQRLEKEVGESLFVRDNRSVSITKAGLLLKEYARETIERWQIFKENVAGDRGELHGEISIYCSVTASYSILQNILSSFRKLHPHVHIKLQTGDPARAIQMVQNGSADISIAAKPDNLPGNIDFKTVAITQLIFIAPKGLCQITNQLKNDFDNWWDIPMILPEHGLARKRIHELFKVNGKIPNIYAEVSGNEAIIAMVSLGCGIGVVPELVLSQSSFKTKVQMLDIKNKLKQYEVGFCLKKNALSSLIIMAFWGIIKNTRID